The following coding sequences lie in one Sorghum bicolor cultivar BTx623 chromosome 6, Sorghum_bicolor_NCBIv3, whole genome shotgun sequence genomic window:
- the LOC8060168 gene encoding trihelix transcription factor GT-1 gives MLLSGPPAAPTPPLLLPESSGEDGGHDSSSRAAAVAGSAPKRRAETWVREETLCLIALRREMDAHFNTSKSNKHLWEAISARMRDQGFDRSPTMCTDKWRNLLKEFKKARSHSRNSGGGSGSGAGGNGNAKMAYYKEIDDLLKRRGKATGSGSGGCVGSGAAGKSPTSNSKIESYLQFTTDNGFDDANIPFGPVEANGRPILSIDDRLEDDRHPLPLTAADAVATNGVNPWNWRDTSTNGGDNHGSFGGRVILVKWGDYTKRIGIDGTPEAIKEAIKSAFGLRTRRAFWLEDEDEVVRALDRDMPVGTYTLNLDDGITIKLCDGNRMQTPEDKTFYTEEDFRDFLLRRGWTFLREYGGYRNVDSLDDLRPGVMYQGLRSLGD, from the exons ATGCTCCTCTCCGGGCCGCCGGCGGCGCCCACCCCGCCGCTGCTGCTCCCGGAGAGCAGCGGCGAGGACGGCGGCCACGATTCCTCCTCCCGCGCGGCAGCAGTGGCGGGATCGGCGCCGAAGAGGCGCGCGGAGACCTGGGTCCGTGAGGAGACCCTCTGCCTCATCGCGCTGCGCCGGGAAATGGACGCCCACTTCAACACCTCCAAGTCCAACAAGCACCTCTGGGAGGCCATCTCCGCCCGGATGCGGGACCAAGGGTTCGACCGCTCCCCGACCATGTGCACCGACAAGTGGCGCAACCTGCTCAAGGAGTTCAAGAAGGCGCGCAGCCACTCTCGGAACAGCGGCggcggctccggctccggcgctgGAGGGAACGGCAACGCCAAGATGGCGTACTACAAGGAGATCGACGACCTGCTCAAGCGCCGCGGGAAGGCGACGGGAAGCGGCAGTGGCGGCTGCGTTGGCAGTGGTGCTGCCGGGAAGAGCCCCACATCCAATTCTAAGATCGAGTCCTACCTGCAGTTCACCACAGATAACG GCTTTGATGATGCTAACATTCCTTTTGGTCCTGTGGAAG CAAATGGTAGACCAATACTGAGTATCGATGATCGTTTGGAGGATGACAGGCATCCGCTTCCCTTGACGGCTGCTGATGCAGTTGCAACCAATGGTGTGAACCCATGGAATTGGAGAGACACCTCTACTAATG GTGGAGATAACCATGGCAGCTTCGGTGGGAGAGTCATTTTAGTGAAGTGGGGTGATTACACTAAAAGGATTGGAATTGATGGTACTCCTGAAGCAATTAAGGAAGCCATCAAATCAGCATTTGGATTAAGAACAAGGCGTGCTTTCTGgcttgaagatgaagatgaggtTGTTCGAGCCTTGGACAGGGACATGCCAGTTGGAACATACACACTTAATCTTGATGATG GGATAACAATCAAACTCTGTGATGGAAACCGCATGCAGACGCCAGAAGACAAGACATTTTACACTGAAGAGGACTTTCGAGATTTCCTCTTACGGCGTGGTTGGACATTTCTCAGGGAGTATGGAGGCTATAGAAACGTCGATAGCCTTGATGATCTCCGACCAGGTGTGATGTATCAGGGGCTGCGGTCACTTGGTGATTGA